The Euphorbia lathyris chromosome 3, ddEupLath1.1, whole genome shotgun sequence genome contains a region encoding:
- the LOC136224640 gene encoding uncharacterized protein codes for MVKREIAIDSWETKSQIWKAMSLCIDDIKEQVDSLTFEEIRRVLENDLGLEKYALDGQKKFVMQCLVESLENDDDKNSEDLGEIGERHANVQEHVSDDEEKMEDSSVMGLLPETDPVSKKKEVPSKFNISKAMMKRVSYIKANYEELTTVRLCRLLEEDMGIEKFALDPFNKYISNHIDDVLQWADENSESLDREIDEDDEDEVKPKNKISAKQMVQTCEVTKKRKRLDKEVNASGKKQSKPVEETAKNNSGAKGTQDASNDSCSQLSNVKEKGVPTPAYGKNVEIKSETELMKEMKEIFFIEEFPSNTSEKEIMEVKKRKERVKEVEGIDMPNIVSLSCRRCTTSYVPHPNPKIPVDSDNSDADGTDEDDDEEEENDGDTNEDDGSYREDVDNNEFRRKRWR; via the coding sequence ATGGTGAAAAGAGAAATCGCCATTGATTCGTGGGAGACCAAGTCCCAGATTTGGAAAGCTATGAGCTTATGCATAGATGACATCAAAGAACAAGTTGATTCTTTGACCTTCGAGGAGATCAGGAGGGTGTTGGAAAATGATTTGGGTTTGGAGAAATATGCTTTGGATGGACAAAAGAAATTTGTCATGCAATGTCTGGTGGAATCCTTAGAAAATGATGATGATAAGAATTCTGAGGATTTAGGAGAAATTGGTGAAAGACATGCGAATGTACAAGAACATgtatctgatgatgaggagaaaaTGGAAGATTCTTCTGTGATGGGTCTTTTGCCAGAAACTGATCCAGTCAGTAAGAAAAAAGAAGTTCCAAGTAAGTTCAACATTAGCAAGGCCATGATGAAGAGAGTTTCCTATATTAAAGCCAATTATGAGGAACTTACAACTGTCCGTCTTTGTCGACTGTTAGAGGAAGATATGGGAATTGAGAAATTTGCACTTGATCCATTCAACAAATATATAAGCAATCATATAGATGACGTATTGCAATGGGCTGATGAGAATTCGGAGTCCTTAGACAGAGAGATTGATGAGGACGACGAAGATGAAGTAAAACCAAAGAATAAAATTAGTGCAAAGCAAATGGTGCAAACTTGTGAAGTAACTAAAAAGAGGAAGAGGCTTGATAAAGAAGTGAACGCATCaggcaagaagcaaagcaagcCTGTGGAAGAAACAGCGAAGAACAATAGTGGTGCAAAAGGCACTCAGGATGCATCCAATGATAGTTGTTCTCAATTATCTAATGTCAAGGAAAAGGGAGTTCCAACACCAGCGTATGGTAAAAATGTTGAGATCAAAAGTGAGACAGAGCTAATGaaggaaatgaaagaaatatttTTCATAGAAGAATTTCCATCAAACACATCTGAAAAAGAAATCATGGAAgttaaaaagagaaaggaaagagTGAAAGAAGTCGAGGGAATTGACATGCCTAATATTGTGTCATTGTCATGTAGAAGGTGCACTACAAGTTATGTTCCACATCCAAACCCCAAAATACCAGTTGACAGTGATAATAGTGATGCTGATGGTActgatgaagatgatgatgaggaagaagaaaatgatggaGATACTAATGAGGATGATGGAAGCTACCGTGAAGATGTCGATAACAATGAATTTCGAAGAAAACGTTGGAGATAA